In Methanothrix sp., a genomic segment contains:
- a CDS encoding type II toxin-antitoxin system HicB family antitoxin, whose protein sequence is MKVPKYHVMLRWEAEDEVYTAWVPSPPGCVTFGKTIDEALDMARDAIEGYVQILIAHDEEVPTDEDIIDRTVEIVAHA, encoded by the coding sequence ATGAAGGTCCCAAAGTACCATGTTATGCTGAGATGGGAAGCAGAGGATGAGGTCTATACCGCATGGGTTCCATCACCTCCGGGATGCGTTACCTTTGGAAAGACCATTGATGAGGCCCTGGATATGGCAAGAGATGCCATTGAGGGCTATGTGCAGATATTGATTGCTCATGATGAAGAGGTTCCAACCGACGAAGATATCATCGATCGCACTGTAGAGATCGTTGCCCATGCCTAA
- the gltA gene encoding NADPH-dependent glutamate synthase produces the protein MADKLNLNRVEMPKQSPEKRKGNFQEVALGYSAEQAALEASRCIQCKKPKCVDGCPVGVDIPEFILALREGDMPGAALSLKRKNALPGICGRVCPQEVQCESRCVLAKKGAPVAIGRLERYVADWEQETKKCPPCEILPPTGKSAAVVGSGPAGLTCAADLARLGHKVTIFEALHDGGGVLVYGIPEFRLPKAIVRAEIEYVKSLGVELELDSVVGRQVQLHELLENEFDSIFLGIGAGAPRFLNVPGENLSGVYSANEYLTRVNLMKAYKFPDYDTPIKKGRKVAVIGGGNVAMDAARSAVRLGAEEVHVIYRRSREEMPARREEVENAMEEGVIFDFLTNPTRFLGDHRGMVKMMELVKMELGEPDASGRRSPRVKKGSEHIEDVDIVVIAVGTVPNPLIASSTPQLKTTKWGTIVVDERGRTTMEGVWAGGDITTGGATVISAMGAGKIAAADMDNWMLNDGPWCDK, from the coding sequence ATGGCAGACAAGTTGAACTTAAACCGGGTGGAGATGCCCAAGCAATCTCCAGAGAAGAGGAAGGGCAACTTTCAGGAGGTTGCTTTGGGATACAGTGCAGAGCAGGCGGCTTTGGAGGCGAGCAGATGTATCCAGTGCAAAAAGCCCAAATGCGTTGATGGCTGCCCCGTCGGAGTGGATATTCCGGAATTCATTCTTGCCCTGAGGGAGGGCGACATGCCCGGCGCGGCCCTCTCCCTTAAGAGAAAGAACGCCCTGCCCGGAATCTGCGGACGGGTCTGCCCTCAGGAGGTGCAATGCGAGAGCCGCTGCGTCCTGGCAAAGAAGGGCGCACCCGTGGCCATAGGCCGGCTGGAGCGCTATGTGGCCGACTGGGAGCAGGAGACGAAGAAATGCCCGCCCTGCGAGATCCTGCCTCCGACGGGCAAGAGCGCCGCGGTGGTGGGCTCGGGCCCCGCTGGCCTCACCTGCGCCGCAGATCTGGCCAGATTGGGGCATAAAGTCACCATCTTCGAGGCCCTGCATGATGGCGGAGGGGTTTTGGTCTATGGCATTCCCGAGTTCCGTCTGCCGAAGGCCATCGTCCGGGCGGAGATTGAGTACGTCAAATCGCTGGGGGTGGAGCTGGAGCTGGATTCAGTAGTGGGCAGACAGGTGCAACTGCACGAGCTGCTAGAAAATGAATTCGATTCCATATTCCTGGGGATCGGCGCAGGAGCGCCGCGATTTCTCAATGTGCCCGGCGAGAACCTGAGCGGTGTCTACTCTGCCAATGAGTATCTAACCCGGGTAAACCTGATGAAGGCCTATAAGTTCCCTGATTATGATACCCCGATCAAGAAGGGGCGCAAGGTGGCAGTGATTGGGGGAGGGAATGTGGCCATGGATGCCGCCCGATCGGCTGTGCGCCTGGGGGCCGAAGAGGTGCATGTCATCTACCGCCGCTCCCGGGAGGAGATGCCGGCGAGAAGGGAGGAGGTGGAGAATGCAATGGAGGAGGGGGTCATCTTCGATTTCCTCACCAATCCCACCCGCTTCCTGGGCGACCACCGGGGAATGGTCAAGATGATGGAGCTGGTGAAGATGGAGCTGGGCGAGCCCGATGCCTCGGGCAGGAGGAGCCCCAGGGTGAAGAAAGGCTCAGAGCACATAGAGGACGTGGATATAGTGGTCATCGCCGTGGGAACTGTTCCCAACCCCCTCATCGCCTCCAGCACCCCTCAACTGAAGACCACCAAATGGGGAACTATAGTGGTGGATGAGAGGGGCAGGACAACTATGGAGGGGGTCTGGGCAGGAGGAGACATCACCACTGGAGGAGCAACGGTGATCAGCGCCATGGGCGCGGGCAAGATCGCTGCCGCGGACATGGACAACTGGATGCTGAATGATGGGCCGTGGTGCGATAAGTAG
- a CDS encoding carboxymuconolactone decarboxylase family protein, with translation MVEEKPKPIIFAEALDEGVNSAFTSLRDEIMKQGALSSKEKAIVGLACAVAIRCDTCVEFHKKLASMAGVSREEMLEAAAIGGLVRLGSGFATASIILDD, from the coding sequence ATGGTTGAAGAGAAGCCCAAACCGATCATATTTGCAGAGGCACTGGACGAAGGCGTAAATTCCGCCTTCACGTCCTTGAGGGATGAGATCATGAAGCAGGGCGCATTATCGTCCAAAGAGAAGGCGATTGTGGGGCTGGCATGTGCAGTGGCCATTCGCTGCGATACATGTGTCGAGTTTCATAAGAAGCTGGCCAGTATGGCCGGGGTGAGCAGAGAGGAGATGCTGGAAGCTGCCGCCATTGGGGGACTGGTCCGCCTGGGCTCTGGCTTTGCCACGGCATCTATCATCCTGGATGATTGA
- a CDS encoding type II toxin-antitoxin system HicA family toxin — protein MPKLPSVSSQKLARALEKAGFILERTTGSHSIYRHPQTRRKAVVPIHSKDIPKELCAGF, from the coding sequence ATGCCTAAGCTGCCTTCGGTCTCTTCTCAGAAGCTTGCCAGAGCTTTGGAGAAGGCTGGCTTCATTCTGGAGAGGACCACAGGAAGCCACAGCATCTATCGCCATCCACAAACCCGCAGGAAGGCGGTTGTTCCCATCCACAGCAAGGATATTCCTAAAGAACTCTGTGCAGGCTTTTAA
- a CDS encoding CHAT domain-containing protein translates to MPSEAKKPVIFLAFANERNDQVGYLRNLPQEARNIRKALDLARRNKLCDVVERSNSTLKDILEVFQDPEYRNRIAVFHYGGHANGYQLLLESAEGSTVAAHAGGLASFLGQQTGLELVFLNGCATQNQAQGLLDANVSTVIATSQAIDDRVAAEFASRFYRSLAGGASIQGAYNEAKYAIQAEHGESAEICMWKGYTPQICLKTAFLASIQARGCRAGSRMEPARSCRRSSLWSAADPCR, encoded by the coding sequence ATGCCCTCTGAAGCCAAAAAGCCGGTGATCTTCCTCGCATTCGCAAATGAGCGCAATGATCAGGTGGGATATCTTCGCAACCTGCCCCAAGAGGCGCGGAATATCCGAAAGGCCCTCGATCTTGCCAGGAGAAACAAATTATGCGATGTGGTCGAACGCTCCAATTCCACTTTGAAGGATATACTGGAGGTATTCCAGGACCCGGAATACCGGAACCGGATTGCAGTATTCCATTATGGAGGCCATGCCAATGGCTATCAGCTCTTGCTCGAATCCGCAGAAGGATCGACTGTTGCTGCCCATGCCGGGGGTCTGGCATCATTTCTGGGTCAGCAGACCGGTCTGGAGCTGGTCTTCCTCAATGGCTGTGCCACCCAAAATCAGGCGCAGGGTCTTCTCGACGCCAATGTCTCCACAGTTATAGCCACATCCCAGGCCATAGACGACAGAGTGGCAGCAGAGTTTGCCAGCCGCTTCTACAGGAGTCTGGCTGGAGGAGCCAGTATCCAGGGGGCCTACAATGAGGCCAAGTATGCCATCCAGGCAGAGCATGGTGAGAGTGCCGAGATCTGTATGTGGAAGGGATACACTCCCCAGATCTGCCTGAAGACCGCTTTCCTGGCATCTATACAAGCGAGAGGGTGCAGAGCTGGCAGCAGAATGGAACCTGCCCGAAGCTGTCGGAGATCCTCTCTTTGGTCTGCCGCCGATCCCTGCCGGTGA
- a CDS encoding caspase family protein, with translation MSGNVGDLFALLIGIDCYLPNRLPGGYCYSDLGGCVRDVDNVHRELLQRRLNIAGDNVIKLTSTASARSQPLEPEDQWPTYENMVAAFKRIADMAGPGDQVYIHYAGHGGRTNTIDRLHKGEHGIDEALVPMNIGNSKARYLRDIELARLLNDMVKKGLIVTAVLDSCHSGGMVRGGSAAAGDVAVRGLGIVDTTPPPG, from the coding sequence ATGAGCGGAAATGTTGGCGACCTCTTCGCCCTCCTGATAGGAATAGACTGCTACCTGCCCAACAGGCTCCCTGGAGGATATTGCTACTCCGACCTTGGCGGCTGCGTGAGGGATGTCGATAACGTCCACCGCGAGCTTCTGCAAAGGAGGCTGAATATAGCCGGGGACAATGTGATCAAGCTCACATCGACTGCATCTGCCAGGAGCCAGCCTCTGGAGCCTGAGGATCAATGGCCTACATATGAGAATATGGTGGCAGCCTTCAAGAGAATTGCAGATATGGCCGGGCCGGGCGATCAGGTCTACATCCACTACGCCGGCCACGGCGGCAGGACCAATACCATCGACAGGCTGCACAAGGGCGAGCACGGAATCGATGAGGCCCTCGTCCCCATGAACATCGGCAACTCCAAGGCCAGATACCTGCGGGATATAGAGCTGGCCAGGCTGCTCAATGATATGGTCAAAAAAGGGCTCATAGTCACAGCAGTCCTGGATAGCTGCCACTCCGGCGGAATGGTCCGGGGCGGGAGTGCCGCGGCAGGCGATGTGGCCGTTCGCGGCCTGGGAATCGTTGACACCACCCCCCCGCCCGGCTGA
- a CDS encoding formate/nitrite transporter family protein, whose amino-acid sequence MAFKVPADITKAAVAAGCTKCNMTWQKLLVLGFLAGAYIAFGALLCEIVAGGLSNGTVTGPGGEVWKIALPAGLVKFAAGAVFPVGLILVVIAGSELFTGNCMFAPISVLNGEASLRGLAKNWSLVYVGNLVGSVFVAYFLAYQSGLFDGLPWAGWAATVANNKCGLDFSTAFLRGIGCNWLVCLAVWLAISSEDVISKIFSCWFPIMAFVTIGFEHSVANMFFIPLGIFAANDPAIAAQLSGAGVATANLMGGTGWYNFFITNLVPVTLGNIVGAALFVSLLYWYVYLRGPLCKTAPDKRGKQ is encoded by the coding sequence ATAGCATTCAAAGTTCCTGCTGATATCACCAAGGCAGCCGTAGCTGCCGGATGCACGAAGTGCAATATGACCTGGCAGAAGCTGCTGGTCCTGGGCTTTTTGGCCGGGGCCTACATCGCCTTTGGAGCTCTTCTGTGCGAGATTGTGGCCGGAGGGCTATCCAATGGCACAGTCACCGGTCCGGGGGGAGAGGTCTGGAAGATCGCCCTTCCGGCAGGCCTGGTCAAGTTCGCCGCCGGTGCAGTCTTCCCAGTGGGCCTGATTCTGGTCGTCATCGCCGGATCGGAGCTGTTCACTGGCAACTGCATGTTCGCCCCCATCAGCGTCCTGAACGGCGAGGCGAGCCTCCGCGGCCTGGCAAAGAACTGGTCGCTGGTCTACGTGGGCAACCTGGTGGGGTCGGTCTTCGTAGCCTACTTCCTGGCCTATCAGAGCGGCCTCTTCGACGGCCTGCCCTGGGCAGGCTGGGCGGCGACTGTGGCCAATAATAAATGTGGCCTGGATTTTAGCACAGCATTTCTACGGGGGATAGGCTGCAACTGGCTGGTATGCCTGGCCGTCTGGCTGGCCATCAGTTCAGAGGATGTAATAAGCAAGATCTTCTCCTGCTGGTTCCCCATCATGGCCTTCGTCACCATCGGCTTTGAGCACAGCGTGGCCAACATGTTCTTCATTCCCCTGGGCATCTTTGCCGCCAATGACCCGGCCATCGCTGCCCAGCTCTCCGGAGCAGGCGTGGCCACAGCCAACCTCATGGGCGGAACGGGGTGGTACAACTTCTTCATCACCAATCTGGTCCCGGTCACTCTGGGCAATATCGTCGGAGCAGCCTTATTCGTCTCTCTCCTCTATTGGTATGTCTATCTGAGAGGGCCGCTGTGCAAGACAGCACCAGATAAGAGGGGAAAGCAGTAA
- a CDS encoding lipocalin family protein: MAQSPATALGDIPSPSADPTAAKADLVYDFPADHLLHTPQSIVKDPVHFMEWLYWTGALRDVQTGELLGFQYTLFQQNLEPGSISYVNHVAISDVANSWHPRYQYAASWEGAEISNGTDGIKGDFWRYQDAQTTLTYWMEQDAWSIITKGDLSDDKGQGHDISLNLTLFNDDQGYYLHHPGGVNVVGLCEKVEPENMTGMTYYYSHPSMNTSGTVSIDGYEIEVRGESWFDHQWGGFGRCYPAWDWFSLRLDDGSYLVLYAIKDPMGQELVDLRGLTYIDAEGNASWRAGGDSFDMAATRWWTSGSGFSYPLDWAFSTPVGDLAIEPYFDEQTMNVGVEGSEYWEGMMRVRKANLSGEQIGIGYMELAGYAPLSILAI; this comes from the coding sequence ATGGCGCAATCACCAGCAACAGCATTGGGTGATATTCCTTCTCCTTCTGCAGACCCCACTGCTGCAAAGGCGGATTTGGTCTACGACTTTCCCGCCGACCATCTTCTCCACACCCCGCAGTCCATTGTCAAGGATCCAGTGCATTTTATGGAGTGGCTCTACTGGACGGGGGCCTTGAGAGATGTTCAGACCGGCGAGCTGCTTGGGTTCCAGTACACCCTCTTTCAGCAGAACTTGGAGCCTGGATCGATCAGCTATGTCAATCATGTCGCGATAAGCGATGTAGCCAATAGCTGGCATCCCCGTTACCAATATGCCGCCTCATGGGAGGGGGCAGAGATCAGCAACGGCACCGATGGCATAAAGGGAGACTTCTGGCGTTATCAGGATGCCCAGACCACCCTGACCTACTGGATGGAGCAGGATGCCTGGAGCATCATTACAAAGGGAGATCTCTCTGATGATAAGGGTCAAGGGCATGATATCTCCCTGAATCTAACCCTGTTCAATGATGATCAGGGCTACTATCTTCACCACCCAGGAGGAGTGAATGTTGTCGGGCTGTGTGAAAAGGTGGAGCCGGAGAACATGACTGGTATGACCTATTACTATTCCCATCCCTCCATGAACACCAGCGGAACTGTGAGCATAGATGGTTATGAGATCGAGGTTAGAGGTGAGAGCTGGTTTGACCATCAGTGGGGGGGCTTTGGAAGGTGTTATCCTGCCTGGGACTGGTTCAGCCTGAGGCTTGATGATGGGAGCTACCTGGTGCTTTATGCCATCAAGGATCCGATGGGCCAGGAGCTAGTGGATTTGAGGGGTTTGACGTATATCGATGCAGAGGGGAATGCATCCTGGCGGGCAGGAGGCGATTCCTTCGATATGGCCGCTACCAGATGGTGGACCTCGGGCTCCGGCTTCAGCTATCCTCTGGACTGGGCATTCAGCACTCCGGTAGGAGATCTGGCCATAGAGCCATACTTTGATGAGCAGACCATGAATGTGGGTGTGGAGGGATCGGAGTACTGGGAGGGAATGATGCGCGTGAGGAAGGCTAACCTCTCCGGAGAGCAGATCGGCATAGGCTATATGGAGCTGGCGGGATACGCTCCCCTCTCCATCCTGGCTATCTGA
- a CDS encoding sulfide/dihydroorotate dehydrogenase-like FAD/NAD-binding protein: MYEIVTRETVAPNIIHMQFKAPKIASSAKPGQFVIIRVDEKGERIPMGLAGWDEEEGTIDIVFYVLGTSTAKLSTLCEGDSVANIAGPLGKPTEIENFGRVICACGCFGAGPSLPLIKALKEKGNTVITVIEGRGPDFVFWTDKLAEHSDELHVVTGCGKTAWANDFIEQELGEGKKIDRIFVHGCPFMMKVSADASRSAGVETIVSLTPIMVDGTGMCGACRVEVAGETKFACVDGPEFSGHAVNWEGLVLRLRQLIPEEDKSFNIWERDNWHKLMDCRHKKSFNPAKRMSIQEIEHSEADCKLAGV, encoded by the coding sequence ATGTACGAGATAGTAACCAGGGAGACTGTTGCTCCCAATATCATCCATATGCAGTTCAAAGCGCCCAAGATTGCCAGCAGCGCAAAGCCCGGTCAGTTTGTTATCATCCGGGTGGACGAGAAAGGAGAGAGGATTCCCATGGGCCTGGCAGGCTGGGATGAAGAGGAGGGCACTATAGATATCGTCTTTTATGTTCTGGGAACCAGCACTGCAAAGCTGTCCACCCTATGTGAAGGCGATTCAGTGGCCAATATAGCCGGACCGCTGGGCAAGCCCACAGAGATCGAGAACTTCGGCCGGGTGATATGCGCCTGCGGCTGCTTTGGAGCCGGCCCCTCTCTGCCACTGATCAAGGCCCTCAAGGAGAAGGGGAATACAGTGATCACTGTGATAGAGGGGCGGGGCCCTGATTTCGTCTTCTGGACTGATAAGCTGGCCGAGCATAGCGATGAGCTTCATGTGGTTACGGGCTGCGGCAAGACCGCCTGGGCTAACGATTTCATCGAGCAGGAGCTGGGAGAGGGCAAGAAGATCGACAGGATATTCGTCCATGGCTGCCCCTTTATGATGAAGGTCTCAGCAGATGCCTCCCGGTCGGCAGGAGTGGAGACAATTGTCAGCCTGACCCCGATCATGGTGGATGGAACAGGGATGTGTGGAGCCTGTCGGGTGGAGGTGGCGGGGGAGACCAAGTTCGCCTGCGTGGATGGGCCGGAGTTCTCCGGGCATGCAGTCAACTGGGAGGGACTGGTCCTGAGGCTGCGCCAGCTCATACCGGAGGAGGATAAGTCCTTCAACATCTGGGAGAGAGACAACTGGCATAAGCTCATGGATTGCCGGCACAAGAAGAGCTTCAATCCGGCGAAGAGGATGAGCATCCAGGAGATCGAGCACAGCGAGGCTGACTGCAAGCTGGCGGGGGTTTAG
- a CDS encoding glucose-6-phosphate isomerase family protein, producing MDLEFGGKTKEPDIRRLFDMKEVIFDQSWLAGAENFELYYMFRDLFLSRADGDKLRDQNLRYDITIIPPGTMGKEYIKTAGHYHPLAPGSTVTYPELYEVLEGEALYLLQNTDLSDVVAINATAGDKVLVPPNYGHITINRSNKILKMSNFVARDFSSLYGPIKDKGGGAYFFTQDGWVKNPRCPEAGELRRADAPGGRILSRLGLTKGKEMYPLLKEHGRLDYLTRPGDHLDLFSEVI from the coding sequence ATGGATCTGGAATTTGGTGGCAAGACCAAAGAGCCCGATATTCGCAGGCTCTTTGACATGAAAGAGGTCATATTCGATCAGAGCTGGCTGGCGGGAGCAGAGAACTTTGAGCTTTATTATATGTTCCGCGATCTCTTCTTAAGCCGGGCGGATGGAGATAAGCTTCGAGATCAGAATCTGAGGTATGATATCACCATTATCCCTCCAGGGACGATGGGAAAGGAGTACATCAAGACAGCCGGCCACTATCATCCCCTGGCGCCGGGATCTACTGTCACCTATCCGGAGCTCTATGAGGTGCTGGAGGGGGAGGCGCTCTATCTGCTGCAAAACACCGATCTCTCAGATGTGGTGGCCATAAATGCCACTGCCGGGGATAAGGTCCTAGTCCCCCCCAATTACGGGCATATCACCATCAATCGATCCAATAAGATCCTCAAGATGTCCAACTTCGTGGCCAGGGACTTCTCATCTCTTTATGGACCCATAAAGGATAAGGGGGGAGGGGCGTACTTCTTCACTCAGGATGGCTGGGTCAAGAATCCGCGCTGCCCGGAAGCGGGTGAGCTGCGGCGGGCGGATGCGCCGGGCGGCAGGATCCTCTCCCGGCTGGGGCTGACCAAAGGAAAAGAGATGTATCCTCTGCTCAAGGAGCATGGCCGGCTGGACTACCTGACCCGGCCCGGAGATCACCTGGATCTCTTCTCAGAGGTGATCTGA
- a CDS encoding DUF169 domain-containing protein — MDIAELGERLATAGRLKLRPLCVWGVDEIPPGAAASSSIDRCLARAIYICALHPKTPVLYLNGDQGGCCPGGMAWMGYADLPSAVKYLLTTGLPGSASGQAEHLKATPELFEEQWKRAGKIRPPGRYVAVGPCNADIDIERAQSMILFAESLAARNLCALAQYSSPEPFHRTVISSGSACSTMITYPAGMAENARIDSVYIGPADPTVNPWLPGELMVLGIPVGIARQMAADLEGSFITRRAGMAYPESRP, encoded by the coding sequence ATGGATATTGCTGAGCTGGGGGAGAGGCTCGCCACTGCCGGTCGGCTGAAGCTGCGCCCCCTTTGCGTCTGGGGCGTAGATGAGATACCACCAGGGGCAGCAGCATCCTCCTCCATAGACCGCTGCCTGGCCCGGGCGATATACATCTGCGCCCTCCATCCAAAGACGCCGGTCCTTTATCTGAATGGGGATCAGGGGGGCTGCTGTCCGGGGGGAATGGCCTGGATGGGATATGCTGACCTGCCTTCTGCAGTCAAGTACCTCCTGACCACCGGGCTTCCCGGTTCCGCCTCCGGCCAGGCAGAGCACCTGAAGGCCACCCCGGAGCTCTTTGAGGAGCAGTGGAAGCGGGCTGGCAAGATCAGGCCGCCTGGCAGATATGTGGCCGTTGGGCCGTGCAATGCTGATATCGATATAGAGAGGGCACAGTCGATGATCCTCTTTGCGGAAAGCCTGGCGGCCAGGAATCTGTGTGCTCTGGCCCAGTACAGCAGCCCGGAGCCCTTCCACAGGACAGTGATATCATCCGGGTCCGCCTGCTCGACTATGATCACCTATCCCGCGGGCATGGCTGAGAATGCCCGGATTGATTCCGTTTATATCGGTCCGGCCGATCCAACTGTCAACCCCTGGCTGCCCGGGGAGCTGATGGTCCTGGGGATACCGGTTGGCATTGCCAGGCAGATGGCAGCCGACCTGGAGGGCTCTTTCATCACCAGGCGGGCCGGTATGGCTTATCCAGAGAGCAGGCCCTGA
- a CDS encoding DUF434 domain-containing protein, with protein sequence MGKALEEARYLLDRGYPKDSAVGFVSNHHRLAEKERFILMRVVVRSDLAWARRSKLLDLEDLRGQSISIDGYNVIITTESVLGGYPVYLCDDGLLRDSRGIFRGFKASPLTAIALNWILDLLASAGPARTEVLLDQQMSRSGELAEMVRGMMAERQLCGVARTARNVDHLLKTAKRIILTSDGNVIDSVDYIMDLPAEIGRRSGMKPLIL encoded by the coding sequence ATGGGAAAAGCCCTGGAGGAGGCGAGGTATCTGCTGGACCGGGGTTACCCCAAGGACTCAGCAGTCGGCTTTGTCTCCAATCACCACCGTCTGGCGGAGAAGGAGAGGTTCATCCTGATGAGGGTGGTGGTGAGATCGGATCTGGCTTGGGCGAGAAGATCCAAGCTGCTCGATCTGGAGGATCTGAGGGGCCAAAGCATCTCCATTGACGGCTACAATGTCATAATCACCACCGAGAGCGTCCTTGGAGGCTATCCCGTCTATTTATGTGATGACGGCCTCCTCCGGGACAGCAGGGGGATCTTCAGAGGCTTCAAAGCCTCCCCTCTAACCGCCATCGCCCTCAACTGGATCCTTGATCTTCTGGCCTCTGCCGGACCCGCCCGAACAGAGGTGCTGCTTGATCAACAGATGAGCCGCAGCGGAGAGCTGGCGGAGATGGTGAGAGGGATGATGGCTGAGCGGCAGCTCTGTGGCGTGGCCAGAACAGCCAGGAATGTCGACCACCTTCTGAAGACAGCGAAGAGGATCATTCTAACCAGTGACGGCAATGTGATCGATAGCGTCGATTATATCATGGATCTTCCGGCGGAGATCGGCAGAAGATCGGGCATGAAGCCATTGATTCTCTGA
- a CDS encoding FumA C-terminus/TtdB family hydratase beta subunit yields MSVFHLHTPLSQEDVRKLNAGDIVYLSGKVLTARDKAHAQIRRQGSPVSLQGAALYHCGPIIQAGSVISAGPTTSARMARYTDEILAQGVRAIIGKGGLPGGPFLNRAVYLAYPGGCGAAAAAQLRVRAVHFQELGMAESIWELEAENLGPMVVAVDSHGRDLFEDVRLSVRSAGETER; encoded by the coding sequence ATGAGCGTATTTCATCTTCACACCCCCCTCAGCCAGGAGGATGTGAGGAAGCTCAATGCAGGGGATATTGTATATCTGAGCGGCAAGGTGCTGACCGCCCGCGATAAGGCCCATGCCCAGATCCGCCGCCAGGGCAGCCCCGTTTCTCTGCAGGGAGCAGCCCTCTATCACTGCGGCCCCATCATTCAGGCGGGTTCAGTCATATCTGCGGGGCCCACTACCAGCGCCCGGATGGCGCGCTATACTGATGAGATCCTCGCCCAGGGGGTGAGGGCCATCATCGGCAAGGGTGGTCTGCCAGGAGGGCCATTTCTGAACAGAGCAGTCTACCTGGCCTATCCCGGGGGTTGTGGAGCGGCAGCAGCAGCACAGCTCCGGGTTCGAGCCGTTCACTTCCAGGAGCTTGGCATGGCGGAATCCATCTGGGAGCTGGAGGCCGAGAATCTCGGTCCGATGGTGGTGGCGGTAGACTCGCATGGGAGAGACCTATTCGAGGATGTGAGACTGTCAGTGAGGTCGGCAGGAGAGACGGAAAGATAG
- a CDS encoding UbiA family prenyltransferase, with product MINRDFASFRAYIELLRPPLAPMDIAMPAASALLAVYAVEGTLPPLVPFFIAVLGAYCAITSSYVYNDCCDIDVDKVGMPSRPLPSARLSRRQAQHWSLFLFLIALSAALYLNPESFVILVLATILAGIYSAWAKRNTPFSWVLVGLSYGLVPLGVWLAMEPAGILKAGAGIHPASLILAAMICITDWGFTNCDAARDVDGDRKEGIPTTPATFGILATAKMVALFWLVGIALSIALGPASDLGWIYQLAAIVTGGWLLLQNWDFVRHPTAKRGEQFFYQSVTYRAWLFAALIIDVLLRATLLSALPQVGWL from the coding sequence ATGATAAATAGAGATTTCGCGAGCTTCAGAGCATATATCGAGCTTCTCCGTCCGCCGCTTGCGCCCATGGACATCGCCATGCCTGCCGCCTCGGCCCTGCTGGCAGTCTATGCAGTGGAAGGAACCCTTCCCCCGCTGGTTCCTTTTTTCATAGCAGTGCTCGGAGCCTACTGTGCCATCACCAGCTCTTATGTCTATAACGACTGCTGTGACATCGATGTGGATAAGGTCGGCATGCCCTCCAGGCCGCTGCCTTCGGCCAGGCTCAGCCGGAGGCAAGCCCAGCATTGGTCTTTATTTCTCTTTCTCATCGCCCTCTCTGCTGCCCTCTACCTGAACCCGGAGAGCTTTGTCATCCTCGTCCTTGCCACCATCCTGGCCGGAATCTACTCAGCCTGGGCCAAGAGGAACACCCCCTTCTCCTGGGTATTAGTGGGCTTATCCTATGGATTGGTGCCCCTTGGCGTCTGGCTGGCCATGGAGCCGGCAGGGATCCTGAAAGCAGGCGCCGGCATTCATCCCGCCTCTCTGATCCTGGCGGCGATGATCTGCATCACTGACTGGGGCTTCACTAACTGTGATGCCGCCCGCGATGTGGATGGGGACAGAAAAGAAGGGATTCCCACTACCCCTGCCACCTTCGGCATCCTGGCCACAGCGAAGATGGTCGCCCTCTTCTGGCTGGTGGGGATCGCCCTCTCCATTGCCCTGGGACCGGCCTCTGATCTGGGATGGATCTATCAGCTCGCAGCCATTGTAACCGGTGGCTGGCTGCTCTTGCAGAACTGGGATTTCGTCCGCCATCCCACAGCAAAAAGAGGAGAGCAGTTCTTCTATCAGTCAGTAACCTACCGCGCCTGGCTGTTTGCCGCCTTGATCATCGATGTGCTCCTCAGGGCAACACTTCTCTCCGCCCTGCCCCAGGTGGGCTGGCTATGA